From a region of the Coffea arabica cultivar ET-39 chromosome 3e, Coffea Arabica ET-39 HiFi, whole genome shotgun sequence genome:
- the LOC113734760 gene encoding putative late blight resistance protein homolog R1A-3 isoform X2 → MNWRIHKYDPLSAPLTAQIQDLEAKLTFLKSFIPFAKMRGTADIPALLLSHFEVVALTAARLSYMWSFWKNVEYRSTCSFKLLSIRAVDFHVYEIYKEVLAASNSSASLHTAVMDERILNNFNDSLISRLWELLCCRSSFVDSMKDQMRILYAGLRFLRSILREHHEMMDEQNEKIGALLGEAGIIIFTPTLSRVIEGEVSFSGSTQVLDFCDMLASTNIHIKNFKDQISGSSTIESLPNSSHSLRAPEVSQTSSRMLSKGKMPIDHEVMVGLDDEAEKVIEPLISSTIQSLPNSSHSLRAPEVSQTSSRMLSKGKMPIAREIMVGLDDEAAKVIGRLRWGSKQVEIVPIVGMAGLGKTTLAKKVYNDSSVTCHFHIRLWCTVSQEFNMKNVLLQILCSDGKHSRKDEFQNLDKHALLEKLYQRLLKNRYLVVFDDVWDIKVWNELRISFPDDKNQSRIIFTSRSSNVASQVQYGREPHKIRCLTVEESFELLQKKVFGEEEECPQALHELGMEIVKKCWGLPFAVVVVAGILATIKHDILLWEKFAESLTSTMVSGTDQWKKSLELSYEHLPYHLKACLLYFAAFPEDEKIGAKKLMCLWIAEGFVEIIEGEKSEDIAEEYLMDLIGRNLVMVGKNRSIGGVKTCYIHDLIFEFCKGKAKEKKFLQVLGGYDELSTFNEPPNLPRLSICSSVEDFIKSRLFCPHLASLLLFDATPRYDKLFNISFLFCIYKHLNVLNLEGINLRLKELPAEVESLLCLRYLALEAEDMQFIPPSIAKLSHLETFWLHSNLVVSLPDSIWNMKKLRHIHVRGRVAIHLPSNDNGVENLSTLPNLDTLSCLCLFKEGENLLRRIPNVRQLKISDYHTGNGVLNMSQLECLESLTWWGNYSSGSWEHVEVPFPMNLKKLSLENLGLPCSKMSLIEELPNLEVLELRLQSMDGQRWELMEGGFPKLRVLTLTYFKVVEWTETDPDSDDYFPCLQQLNLDSTRILKMMPSCLGRISTLETIEIDHCGDRVKSLVREIEEAQKNYGNVNLEIIID, encoded by the coding sequence ATGAATTGGCGAATTCATAAATATGATCCTTTGAGTGCTCCTTTGACTGCTCAAATCCAAGATCTTGAAGCAAAGCTGACATTCTTGAAAAGCTTCATTCCCTTTGCCAAAATGCGAGGAACCGCAGATATTCCTGCCTTGCTATTATCTCACTTTGAAGTGGTGGCTTTGACCGCAGCACGCCTCTCTTACATGTGGTCCTTTTGGAAAAATGTTGAGTACAGAAGTACTTGCAGCTTCAAACTCCTCAGCATCAGAGCGGTTGATTTTCATGTCTACGAGATTTATAAGGAAGTACTTGCAGCTTCAAACTCCTCAGCATCATTACATACAGCAGTGATGGATGAGCGGATATTGAACAACTTCAATGATTCTCTGATAAGTCGTCTCTGGGAGTTGTTATGCTGCAGGTCTAGCTTTGTAGATTCTATGAAAGATCAAATGCGAATACTCTATGCAGGCCTGAGGTTTTTGAGAAGCATTTTAAGGGAGCATCATGAGATGATGgatgaacaaaatgaaaaaattggagCTCTCCTTGGTGAGGCAGGCATTATAATATTCACGCCCACTCTGAGCAGAGTGATAGAAGGAGAAGTTAGCTTCTCAGGATCCACCCAGGTTCTTGATTTTTGTGATATGCTGGCTAGTACCAACATCCATATCAAGAATTTTAAGGATCAGATCAGTGGCTCAAGTACTATAGAGAGTCTTCCTAATTCCTCTCATAGCTTAAGAGCACCAGAAGTTAGCCAGACTTCCAGCCGCATGCTATCAAAAGGTAAAATGCCAATAGACCATGAAGTCATGGTTGGTCTTGATGATGAGGCAGAAAAAGTAATTGAACCACTTATCTCAAGTACTATACAGAGTCTTCCTAATTCCTCTCATAGCTTAAGAGCACCAGAAGTTAGCCAGACTTCCAGCCGCATGCTATCAAAAGGTAAAATGCCAATAGCTCGTGAAATCATGGTTGGTCTTGATGATGAGGCAGCAAAAGTAATTGGACGACTTAGATGGGGATCAAAACAGGTGGAAATTGTTCCCATTGTGGGAATGGCTGGGCTTGGTAAGACAACTTTAGCcaaaaaagtttacaatgataGTTCAGTAACCTGTCACTTCCACATTCGTCTTTGGTGTACTGTTTCTCAAGAATTTAACATGAAAAATGTGTTACTTCAAATTTTGTGCTCTGATGGCAAACATTCTAGGAAGGATGAGTTTCAAAATCTGGATAAACATGCGTTGCTTGAAAAGCTCTATCAAAGGCTATTGAAGAATCGGTATCTTGTTGTTTTTGATGATGTCTGGGACATTAAGGTATGGAATGAGCTGAGAATTTCATTCCCAGATGACAAAAACCAAAGTCGGATCATCTTCACGAGTCGATCTTCTAATGTAGCTTCACAGGTTCAATATGGTAGAGAACCTCACAAGATTCGCTGCCTTACTGTCGAAGAGAGTTTCGAATTGCTGCAGAAGAAGGTgtttggagaagaagaagaatgtcCTCAAGCATTGCATGAATTGGGAATGGAGATTGTCAAAAAGTGCTGGGGATTACCCTTTGCAGTTGTTGTTGTAGCTGGAATTCTAGCAACTATAAAGCATGATATTTTGCTTTGGGAAAAGTTTGCTGAAAGTTTAACTTCAACCATGGTGTCTGGTACAGACCAGTGGAAGAAGTCATTGGAGCTCAGTTATGAGCATTTACCATATCACTTGAAGGCATGCTTGCTGTATTTTGCTGCATTTCCAGAAGATGAAAAAATTGGTGCCAAGAAGTTGATGTGTCTATGGATTGCAGAAGGATTTGTGGAAATAATTGAAGGAGAGAAATCAGAGGATATTGCAGAAGAATATCTGATggacctaattggccgaaaccTAGTTATGGTAGGTAAGAACAGATCCATTGGTGGAGTCAAAACTTGTTACATTCACGATTTGATATTTGAGTTCTGTAAGGGCAAggcgaaagaaaagaaattcctTCAGGTCCTGGGAGGATATGATGAGCTTTCTACCTTTAATGAGCCTCCCAACCTACCTCGGTTGTCCATTTGCTCCAGTGTAGAAGATTTTATAAAGTCAAGGCTATTTTGTCCGCATTTAGCCAGTCTGCTACTCTTTGATGCTACTCCAAGATATGATAAGTTGTTTAATATCTCCTTCCTTTTTTGCATCTACAAACATCTTAACGTTCTGAATTTAGAGGGCATTAACCTAAGGCTGAAGGAGCTTCCAGCTGAAGTCGAGTCACTTCTTTGTTTGAGGTACTTAGCCCTTGAAGCAGAGGACATGCAATTCATTCCACCATCTATAGCCAAGCTCTCAcatttggaaaccttttggcTACATTCCAACTTGGTCGTTTCATTGCCAGATAGCATCTGGAACATGAAGAAGTTGAGGCATATACATGTAAGAGGGCGCGTTGCTATTCATCTGCCTTCCAACGACAACGGTGTTGAAAACCTCTCCACTTTACCCAATTTAGACACACTCTCTTGCTTGTGTCTTTTTAAAGAGGGAGAGAACTTATTGAGAAGGATTCCCAACGTTCGCCAACTTAAAATTTCCGATTATCACACTGGAAATGGAGTGTTGAACATGAGTCAACTAGAATGCCTAGAATCACTCACCTGGTGGGGCAATTACTCCTCAGGTTCATGGGAACATGTTGAGGTTCCCTTTCCcatgaatttgaagaagttgagtCTTGAAAATCTGGGTCTTCCCTGTAGTAAAATGTCATTGATTGAAGAACTACCCAACCTTGAAGTCCTCGAATTAAGACTGCAGTCAATGGACGGCCAAAGATGGGAGCTGATGGAAGGAGGATTCCCTAAACTCAGGGTCTTGACTTTGACATATTTTAAGGTTGTGGAGTGGACAGAGACAGACCCTGACAGTGATGATTACTTCCCGTGTCTTCAGCAATTAAATCTCGACAGTACTCGTATTTTGAAAATGATGCCTTCTTGTTTAGGGCGTATATCAACTCTTGAAACGATTGAGATCGACCATTGCGGAGATCGTGTCAAATCTTTAGTACGGGAAATTGAAGAAGCACAGAAAAATTATGGAAATGTGAATCTGGAGATCATCATAGATTGA
- the LOC113734760 gene encoding putative late blight resistance protein homolog R1A-3 isoform X1 has product MEMATTCSIDRVLLGLELLLNRFRDNFSLSHVGGNLLLDVRDAIRHMKFLKTFLMCARKWSLVHLYLQSDNVVKKVSLPSFLSCIEDTFHKSEEDILSLCLRLEMEKYEWVIHNSIFARGVFREIEKKITSLKQEIIQIYLALASSRSFQSNSCVTDDELLEFIDLILQNLADLTNDYMNWRIHKYDPLSAPLTAQIQDLEAKLTFLKSFIPFAKMRGTADIPALLLSHFEVVALTAARLSYMWSFWKNVEYRSTCSFKLLSIRAVDFHVYEIYKEVLAASNSSASLHTAVMDERILNNFNDSLISRLWELLCCRSSFVDSMKDQMRILYAGLRFLRSILREHHEMMDEQNEKIGALLGEAGIIIFTPTLSRVIEGEVSFSGSTQVLDFCDMLASTNIHIKNFKDQISGSSTIESLPNSSHSLRAPEVSQTSSRMLSKGKMPIDHEVMVGLDDEAEKVIEPLISSTIQSLPNSSHSLRAPEVSQTSSRMLSKGKMPIAREIMVGLDDEAAKVIGRLRWGSKQVEIVPIVGMAGLGKTTLAKKVYNDSSVTCHFHIRLWCTVSQEFNMKNVLLQILCSDGKHSRKDEFQNLDKHALLEKLYQRLLKNRYLVVFDDVWDIKVWNELRISFPDDKNQSRIIFTSRSSNVASQVQYGREPHKIRCLTVEESFELLQKKVFGEEEECPQALHELGMEIVKKCWGLPFAVVVVAGILATIKHDILLWEKFAESLTSTMVSGTDQWKKSLELSYEHLPYHLKACLLYFAAFPEDEKIGAKKLMCLWIAEGFVEIIEGEKSEDIAEEYLMDLIGRNLVMVGKNRSIGGVKTCYIHDLIFEFCKGKAKEKKFLQVLGGYDELSTFNEPPNLPRLSICSSVEDFIKSRLFCPHLASLLLFDATPRYDKLFNISFLFCIYKHLNVLNLEGINLRLKELPAEVESLLCLRYLALEAEDMQFIPPSIAKLSHLETFWLHSNLVVSLPDSIWNMKKLRHIHVRGRVAIHLPSNDNGVENLSTLPNLDTLSCLCLFKEGENLLRRIPNVRQLKISDYHTGNGVLNMSQLECLESLTWWGNYSSGSWEHVEVPFPMNLKKLSLENLGLPCSKMSLIEELPNLEVLELRLQSMDGQRWELMEGGFPKLRVLTLTYFKVVEWTETDPDSDDYFPCLQQLNLDSTRILKMMPSCLGRISTLETIEIDHCGDRVKSLVREIEEAQKNYGNVNLEIIID; this is encoded by the coding sequence ATGGAGATGGCCACCACTTGCAGCATCGATCGTGTCTTACTTGGTCTAGAGTTGCTTCTGAACAGATTCCGAGACAATTTTTCTCTTTCGCATGTTGGTGGTAATCTTCTTTTGGATGTTCGTGATGCAATCAGACACATGAAATTTCTCAAAACGTTTCTTATGTGTGCTAGAAAGTGGAGCCTTGTTCATTTGTACTTGCAATCTGACAATGTTGTGAAGAAGGTGAGTCTTCCATCTTTCTTATCTTGTATCGAAGATACCTTTCACAAATCCGAGGAGGACATTCTGTCTCTTTGCCTTAGAttagaaatggaaaaatatgaatGGGTTATTCACAATTCTATTTTTGCTCGTGGAGTGTTCCGCGAAATTGAGAAAAAGATCACATCACTCAAGcaagaaatcatccaaatttacCTTGCTTTGGCAAGCAGCAGGTCATTTCAATCAAATTCTTGTGTGACAGATGATGAACTGTTGGAATTCATAGACCTCATCCTGCAAAATCTAGCAGATTTGACCAATGACTATATGAATTGGCGAATTCATAAATATGATCCTTTGAGTGCTCCTTTGACTGCTCAAATCCAAGATCTTGAAGCAAAGCTGACATTCTTGAAAAGCTTCATTCCCTTTGCCAAAATGCGAGGAACCGCAGATATTCCTGCCTTGCTATTATCTCACTTTGAAGTGGTGGCTTTGACCGCAGCACGCCTCTCTTACATGTGGTCCTTTTGGAAAAATGTTGAGTACAGAAGTACTTGCAGCTTCAAACTCCTCAGCATCAGAGCGGTTGATTTTCATGTCTACGAGATTTATAAGGAAGTACTTGCAGCTTCAAACTCCTCAGCATCATTACATACAGCAGTGATGGATGAGCGGATATTGAACAACTTCAATGATTCTCTGATAAGTCGTCTCTGGGAGTTGTTATGCTGCAGGTCTAGCTTTGTAGATTCTATGAAAGATCAAATGCGAATACTCTATGCAGGCCTGAGGTTTTTGAGAAGCATTTTAAGGGAGCATCATGAGATGATGgatgaacaaaatgaaaaaattggagCTCTCCTTGGTGAGGCAGGCATTATAATATTCACGCCCACTCTGAGCAGAGTGATAGAAGGAGAAGTTAGCTTCTCAGGATCCACCCAGGTTCTTGATTTTTGTGATATGCTGGCTAGTACCAACATCCATATCAAGAATTTTAAGGATCAGATCAGTGGCTCAAGTACTATAGAGAGTCTTCCTAATTCCTCTCATAGCTTAAGAGCACCAGAAGTTAGCCAGACTTCCAGCCGCATGCTATCAAAAGGTAAAATGCCAATAGACCATGAAGTCATGGTTGGTCTTGATGATGAGGCAGAAAAAGTAATTGAACCACTTATCTCAAGTACTATACAGAGTCTTCCTAATTCCTCTCATAGCTTAAGAGCACCAGAAGTTAGCCAGACTTCCAGCCGCATGCTATCAAAAGGTAAAATGCCAATAGCTCGTGAAATCATGGTTGGTCTTGATGATGAGGCAGCAAAAGTAATTGGACGACTTAGATGGGGATCAAAACAGGTGGAAATTGTTCCCATTGTGGGAATGGCTGGGCTTGGTAAGACAACTTTAGCcaaaaaagtttacaatgataGTTCAGTAACCTGTCACTTCCACATTCGTCTTTGGTGTACTGTTTCTCAAGAATTTAACATGAAAAATGTGTTACTTCAAATTTTGTGCTCTGATGGCAAACATTCTAGGAAGGATGAGTTTCAAAATCTGGATAAACATGCGTTGCTTGAAAAGCTCTATCAAAGGCTATTGAAGAATCGGTATCTTGTTGTTTTTGATGATGTCTGGGACATTAAGGTATGGAATGAGCTGAGAATTTCATTCCCAGATGACAAAAACCAAAGTCGGATCATCTTCACGAGTCGATCTTCTAATGTAGCTTCACAGGTTCAATATGGTAGAGAACCTCACAAGATTCGCTGCCTTACTGTCGAAGAGAGTTTCGAATTGCTGCAGAAGAAGGTgtttggagaagaagaagaatgtcCTCAAGCATTGCATGAATTGGGAATGGAGATTGTCAAAAAGTGCTGGGGATTACCCTTTGCAGTTGTTGTTGTAGCTGGAATTCTAGCAACTATAAAGCATGATATTTTGCTTTGGGAAAAGTTTGCTGAAAGTTTAACTTCAACCATGGTGTCTGGTACAGACCAGTGGAAGAAGTCATTGGAGCTCAGTTATGAGCATTTACCATATCACTTGAAGGCATGCTTGCTGTATTTTGCTGCATTTCCAGAAGATGAAAAAATTGGTGCCAAGAAGTTGATGTGTCTATGGATTGCAGAAGGATTTGTGGAAATAATTGAAGGAGAGAAATCAGAGGATATTGCAGAAGAATATCTGATggacctaattggccgaaaccTAGTTATGGTAGGTAAGAACAGATCCATTGGTGGAGTCAAAACTTGTTACATTCACGATTTGATATTTGAGTTCTGTAAGGGCAAggcgaaagaaaagaaattcctTCAGGTCCTGGGAGGATATGATGAGCTTTCTACCTTTAATGAGCCTCCCAACCTACCTCGGTTGTCCATTTGCTCCAGTGTAGAAGATTTTATAAAGTCAAGGCTATTTTGTCCGCATTTAGCCAGTCTGCTACTCTTTGATGCTACTCCAAGATATGATAAGTTGTTTAATATCTCCTTCCTTTTTTGCATCTACAAACATCTTAACGTTCTGAATTTAGAGGGCATTAACCTAAGGCTGAAGGAGCTTCCAGCTGAAGTCGAGTCACTTCTTTGTTTGAGGTACTTAGCCCTTGAAGCAGAGGACATGCAATTCATTCCACCATCTATAGCCAAGCTCTCAcatttggaaaccttttggcTACATTCCAACTTGGTCGTTTCATTGCCAGATAGCATCTGGAACATGAAGAAGTTGAGGCATATACATGTAAGAGGGCGCGTTGCTATTCATCTGCCTTCCAACGACAACGGTGTTGAAAACCTCTCCACTTTACCCAATTTAGACACACTCTCTTGCTTGTGTCTTTTTAAAGAGGGAGAGAACTTATTGAGAAGGATTCCCAACGTTCGCCAACTTAAAATTTCCGATTATCACACTGGAAATGGAGTGTTGAACATGAGTCAACTAGAATGCCTAGAATCACTCACCTGGTGGGGCAATTACTCCTCAGGTTCATGGGAACATGTTGAGGTTCCCTTTCCcatgaatttgaagaagttgagtCTTGAAAATCTGGGTCTTCCCTGTAGTAAAATGTCATTGATTGAAGAACTACCCAACCTTGAAGTCCTCGAATTAAGACTGCAGTCAATGGACGGCCAAAGATGGGAGCTGATGGAAGGAGGATTCCCTAAACTCAGGGTCTTGACTTTGACATATTTTAAGGTTGTGGAGTGGACAGAGACAGACCCTGACAGTGATGATTACTTCCCGTGTCTTCAGCAATTAAATCTCGACAGTACTCGTATTTTGAAAATGATGCCTTCTTGTTTAGGGCGTATATCAACTCTTGAAACGATTGAGATCGACCATTGCGGAGATCGTGTCAAATCTTTAGTACGGGAAATTGAAGAAGCACAGAAAAATTATGGAAATGTGAATCTGGAGATCATCATAGATTGA